One Triticum dicoccoides isolate Atlit2015 ecotype Zavitan chromosome 5B, WEW_v2.0, whole genome shotgun sequence genomic window carries:
- the LOC119305002 gene encoding E3 ubiquitin-protein ligase WAV3-like, whose protein sequence is MCIYIEVSLPIYRSHSHTQATDRQTDRQKLCCALCLLLATLAGPGGMASFGDDEKPPSPNAGSKDGLVTMAIPAYNRKDVGLTKDTVTAMVEIKATSSAAMREGLDLVAVLDVSRHKIESVKKALQFIIMKLTRVDRLSIVSFDSTARRLNPLRCMTQAAQTDLKAVVDGLEDGGGADIMAGLELGLAVLRGRVHTESRTANVFLMSDGQTTSGDPRQVNPGEVAVYTFGFGAGTDHKLLSDLANKSTGGTYSAVPDGTNLSAPFSQLLGGLLTVVAQDVQLTLEPNTADGDLEEMAVAPGRDYTTITDDKSGLITIKFGTLFSGEARKVAVNFMLRDSDETEEYDATLAEARHSYAGQKTRQSLEAILIVRTPNPSSPADAGVENRSVQAEELRRLHADSINAASLLAEAERLEEAREKIVDAQNAVEDIVLLNDGEKMVNALRAELLQLLAFMESQELYNQRGRPYALATVTSHGRQRTAPRDDEGEVRCLYAAPRMTTYLEQAKRSEENPKEPVPSADDDL, encoded by the exons ATGTGTATATATATAGAGGTATCACTGCCCATCTATCGATCTCACTCACACACACAAGcgacagacagacagacagacagacagaaGTTGTGCTGTGCTCTCTGCCTCTTGTTAGCGACCTTAGCAGGACCAGGCGGGATGGCGTCGTTCGGAGACGATGAGAAGCCTCCTTCTCCGAATGCAG GTAGCAAAGATGGGCTGGTGACCATGGCAATTCCGGCGTACAACAGGAAAGATGTGGGGCTGACCAAGGACACGGTGACGGCGATGGTGGAGATCAAGGCGACATCCTCCGCCGCCATGAGGGAGGGGCTGGACCTGGTGGCGGTGCTGGACGTGAGCAGGCACAAGATCGAGAGCGTGAAGAAGGCCCTGCAGTTCATCATCATGAAGCTCACCCGCGTGGACCGCCTCTCCATCGTCAGCTTCGATAGCACCGCGCGCAGGCTCAACCCGCTTCGCTGCATGACGCAGGCTGCCCAGACCGACCTCAAGGCCGTCGTCGACGGcctggaggacggcggcggcgccgaCATAATGGCCGGTCTCGAGCTGGGGCTGGCCGTCCTCCGCGGCCGCGTCCACACCGAATCCCGCACCGCCAACGTCTTCCTCATGTCCGACGGGCAGACGACCTCCGGCGACCCCAGGCAAGTTAACCCCGGCGAAGTGGCCGTCTACACCTTTGGCTTCGGCGCCGGCACGGACCACAAGCTGCTGAGCGACCTGGCCAACAAGTCTACTGGCGGGACGTACAGCGCGGTGCCCGACGGGACCAACCTCAGCGCGCCCTTCTCGCAGCTGCTCGGCGGCCTGCTCACGGTGGTGGCGCAGGACGTGCAGCTCACGCTTGAGCCCAACACCGCCGATGGCGACCTGGAGGAGATGGCCGTGGCCCCGGGCAGGGACTACACGACGATCACTGACGACAAGAGCGGCCTTATCACCATCAAGTTCGGCACCCTCTTCAGCGGCGAAGCCCGCAAGGTAGCCGTCAACTTCATGCTCAGGGACAGCGACGAGACCGAAGAGTACGACGCCACCTTGGCCGAGGCACGGCACAGCTACGCCGGCCAGAAGACGCGCCAGTCTCTCGAGGCCATCCTCATTGTGCGCACGCCGAACCCAAGCTCTCCCGCCGACGCCGGTGTCGAGAACCGCTCGGTGCAGGCCGAGGAGTTGCGCCGGCTGCACGCCGACTCCATCAACGCCGCGAGCCTCCTTGCAGAGGCCGAGAGGCTGGAGGAGGCGCGGGAGAAGATCGTGGACGCGCAGAACGCGGTGGAGGACATCGTGCTACTGAACGACGGGGAGAAGATGGTCAACGCGCTCCGCGccgagctgctgcagctgctggccTTCATGGAGTCACAGGAGCTCTACAACCAGCGGGGACGCCCCTACGCCCTCGCCACCGTCACGTCCCACGGGCGCCAGCGCACCGCCCCGAGGGACGACGAGGGGGAGGTCAGGTGCCTCTATGCGGCGCCGCGCATGACCACCTACCTGGAGCAGGCCAAGAGGTCCGAGGAGAACCCCAAGGAGCCCGTGCCCTCCGCGGACGACGATCTCTAG